One genomic window of Glycine max cultivar Williams 82 chromosome 16, Glycine_max_v4.0, whole genome shotgun sequence includes the following:
- the LOC100804614 gene encoding uncharacterized protein, with the protein MSLWNSPSSTSRVQSPQNTPIIPASCSPKLVKRMQQETCYKCDQRGHWSYYCPYKSPKTKPISPSPKQDSTVSYKRAHGSCGYGVTEDELLNGNSNSIARLKQSRQRTLHDFWDGCQSQNDGSQEQIKRMRITDCSENPNIEGASATQNAANVKRDGFSELESAADDIEFMNSVSWETIEAEAILSLSRRSTPSRIPSRIRWRQIMFQKRIFSDDSFEIDKSKENSLTMDEQNNLFEENKMRFAQLQDEYVKTEASLEASNQHKQLLCEQVSDLKTMLDEKQNQLKCCELETLKIETRLGDLKRRMLETHFTLKERVEQTEEARKQSEERQAKLQ; encoded by the exons aTGTCTCTATGGAATTCACCTTCTTCAACATCTCGAGTTCAGAGTCCTCAAAATACCCCTATAATTCCTGCTAGCTGCTCTCCAAAACTCGTGAAACGAATGCAACAAGAAACCTGTTACAAATGTGATCAACGAGGACATTGGTCTTATTACTGTCCTTACAAATCCCCCAAAACTAAACCCATCTCACCCTCACCCAAGCAAGATTCCACAGTTTCCTACAAAAGG GCTCATGGATCTTGTGGGTACGGTGTGACTGAGGATGAATTGCTCAATGGCAATAGCAACAGCATTGCTCGTTTAAAGCAAAGCAGGCAAAGAACTCtacatgatttttgggatggATGCCAAAGCCAAAATGATGGTTCGCAAGAACAGATCAAAAGGATGAGAATCACAGACTGTTCTGAGAATCCAAACATTGAAGGTGCTAGTGCAACACAAAATGCTGCCAATGTGAAACGTGATGGTTTTTCAGAATTGGAGTCTGCTGCGGATGATATAGAATTCATGAACTCAGTCTCATGGGAAACTATTGAGGCAGAAGCAATTCTATCATTATCTCGTCGATCAACACCTTCAAGGATCCCTTCAAGGATCCGTTGGCGACAAATTATGTTTCAGAAGCGCATTTTCTCTGATGATTCATTTG AAATAGACAAGTCCAAGGAAAATTCCCTTACTATGGATGAGCAGAATAATCTCTTTGAGGAGAACAAAATGAGATTTGCTCAACTCCAAGACGAGTATGTCAAGACCGAAGCTTCACTTGAAGCATCAAACCAGCATAAGCAATTGCTTTGTGAACAGGTCTCTGATCTCAAGACCATGcttgatgaaaaacaaaatcaattaaaatgttGTGAGTTGGAGACCTTGAAGATAGAGACTCGTCTTGGTGATCTGAAAAGAAGAATGTTGGAGACCCATTTTACATTGAAGGAAAGAGTTGAACAAACAGAAGAGGCAAGGAAACAAAGTGAAGAAAGACAAGCAAAGCTGCAGTGA